The following are encoded together in the Paludisphaera mucosa genome:
- a CDS encoding endonuclease/exonuclease/phosphatase family protein — translation MTTRLRTIALALLAFSAASTLADEPKQLRILSYNIHHGEGMDGKLDLERIAKVITAVEPHVVALQEVDRGCKRTQGVDEPGELGRLTGMTPIFERNIVFQGGDYGNAVLTRLPVTAWRNVHVPSHYVGEQRGALVVELTAPDAKKTPIRFMATHIDYRPDDAERMDSVKKLEEVAREHPDLPTLLVGDLNSRPDTRVMRAFGENWTRTDTAPLLTFPADKPDRQIDYVLVRPAPRWKVVESRVLDEPVASDHRPLLVVLELVD, via the coding sequence ATGACCACGCGCCTCCGGACGATCGCACTCGCCCTCCTCGCCTTCTCCGCCGCCTCGACCCTCGCCGACGAGCCGAAGCAACTACGCATCCTGAGCTACAACATCCACCACGGCGAGGGGATGGACGGCAAGCTCGACCTGGAGCGGATCGCCAAGGTCATCACGGCCGTCGAGCCCCACGTCGTCGCCCTGCAGGAGGTCGACCGCGGCTGCAAGCGCACCCAGGGCGTCGACGAACCCGGCGAGCTGGGCCGCCTGACCGGGATGACCCCGATCTTCGAGCGGAACATCGTGTTCCAGGGGGGCGACTACGGCAACGCCGTCCTGACCCGCCTTCCCGTGACCGCCTGGCGCAACGTCCACGTCCCGTCGCACTACGTCGGCGAGCAGCGCGGGGCGCTCGTCGTCGAATTGACGGCCCCCGATGCGAAGAAGACGCCGATCCGCTTCATGGCGACCCACATCGACTACCGCCCCGACGACGCCGAACGTATGGACTCGGTCAAGAAGCTCGAAGAGGTCGCCCGCGAGCACCCCGACCTGCCCACACTCCTCGTCGGCGACCTCAACTCCCGTCCCGACACCCGCGTAATGCGGGCGTTCGGCGAGAACTGGACCCGCACCGACACGGCCCCCCTCCTCACCTTCCCCGCCGACAAGCCCGACCGCCAGATCGATTACGTCCTCGTCCGCCCCGCCCCCCGCTGGAAGGTCGTCGAATCCCGCGTCCTCGACGAGCCCGTCGCCTCCGACCACCGGCCCTTGCTGGTGGTGCTGGAACTGGTGGATTGA
- a CDS encoding NUDIX hydrolase, translating into MKDDSTQPASWSHVDEGRHDRTIEENWLFTLRKERFRSRLSGLTHDFFVIRLADAVHAVAITTEGEVLFVRQFRAGSGRDSLETPGGLVDPNEDPLVAGPRELLEETGYAGDPPELVGTLWSNPSLVTSRTTTIVIRNARKVAEPKLDHTEELTVEKVPARDVLGLIRQGRVDHALVVAGLLWWLTTEANPARV; encoded by the coding sequence ATGAAAGACGACTCGACTCAACCTGCCTCCTGGTCGCACGTGGACGAGGGGCGGCATGACCGGACGATCGAGGAGAACTGGCTGTTCACGCTCCGCAAGGAGCGGTTCCGGTCGCGGCTCTCCGGGCTGACGCACGACTTCTTCGTGATCCGCCTGGCCGACGCGGTGCACGCGGTCGCGATCACGACCGAGGGCGAGGTGCTGTTCGTCCGCCAGTTCCGGGCCGGGTCGGGGCGCGACAGCCTGGAGACCCCGGGCGGGCTCGTCGACCCGAACGAGGATCCGCTCGTCGCCGGCCCTCGCGAGCTGCTGGAGGAGACCGGGTACGCCGGCGACCCGCCCGAGCTGGTCGGGACGCTCTGGTCGAACCCGTCGCTGGTGACCTCGCGGACCACGACCATCGTGATCCGGAACGCCCGCAAGGTGGCCGAGCCCAAGCTCGACCATACCGAGGAGCTGACCGTCGAGAAGGTCCCGGCGCGGGACGTCCTCGGGCTGATCCGCCAGGGCCGCGTCGACCACGCGCTGGTGGTCGCGGGACTCCTCTGGTGGCTGACGACCGAGGCCAACCCCGCGCGGGTCTGA
- a CDS encoding S1C family serine protease yields MTNGRTSPTATIVGHLITAGATLALAVLLFGGRPHPRPEIAAQAPPPPRPQGGEVEAVQAPPGRATVTPELEPADRATAPGAIPEPDALKDLDAEERNNVLVYASVNKSVVNITTESEAQGFFGGEETSTGTGSGFIVDTKGHLLTNFHVVQGADVVRVTLFDGSAYPAKVVGVDASNDVAVLKVEVDAEKLHPVSLGDSSRLLVGQKIMAIGNPFGLERTLTTGVVSSLDRSLKAKNGRMIKGIIQTDAAINPGNSGGPLLNARGKVIGMNTAIVSSVGQSAGVSFAVPINSIARILRQLIDDGRVTRAELGVARVYTTEEGLLVLAVAEGGPAERAGIRPIQVKIERLGPGFVRRSLDPDSADLIVAVDHKRVKSVDELLTEVEKHQPGETVRITLVREGQPVDVPVQLGKSS; encoded by the coding sequence ATGACGAACGGCAGGACGTCCCCGACGGCGACGATCGTCGGCCACCTGATCACGGCCGGGGCTACGCTGGCCCTGGCCGTGCTGCTCTTCGGCGGGCGGCCCCATCCCCGCCCCGAGATCGCCGCCCAGGCCCCCCCGCCCCCGCGCCCGCAAGGCGGTGAGGTCGAGGCCGTCCAGGCGCCGCCGGGGCGGGCGACGGTCACGCCCGAACTCGAGCCGGCCGACCGCGCGACGGCCCCGGGCGCGATCCCGGAGCCCGACGCCCTCAAGGATCTGGACGCCGAGGAGCGCAACAACGTCCTCGTATACGCCTCGGTCAACAAGAGCGTGGTGAACATCACCACCGAATCCGAGGCCCAGGGGTTCTTCGGCGGGGAGGAGACGTCCACAGGTACCGGCTCGGGCTTCATCGTCGACACGAAGGGGCACCTGCTGACGAACTTCCACGTCGTCCAGGGGGCCGACGTCGTCCGCGTCACGCTCTTCGACGGCTCGGCGTACCCGGCCAAGGTCGTCGGCGTCGACGCCTCGAACGACGTCGCCGTGCTCAAGGTCGAGGTCGACGCCGAGAAGCTCCATCCCGTGTCCCTCGGCGACTCCTCGCGGCTGCTGGTGGGCCAGAAGATCATGGCGATCGGCAACCCCTTCGGCCTGGAGCGCACGCTCACCACGGGGGTCGTCAGCAGCCTCGACCGCTCGCTCAAGGCCAAGAACGGCCGGATGATCAAGGGGATCATCCAGACCGACGCGGCGATCAACCCGGGCAACTCCGGGGGCCCGCTGCTGAACGCGCGCGGGAAGGTGATCGGCATGAACACGGCCATCGTCAGCAGCGTCGGCCAGTCGGCGGGGGTCAGCTTCGCGGTGCCGATCAACTCGATCGCGCGCATCCTCCGCCAGCTCATCGACGACGGCCGCGTGACCCGCGCCGAGCTGGGCGTCGCCCGCGTCTACACGACCGAGGAGGGGCTGCTCGTCCTGGCGGTCGCCGAGGGCGGCCCGGCCGAACGCGCCGGCATCCGGCCGATCCAGGTCAAGATCGAGCGGCTGGGGCCTGGCTTCGTCCGGCGCTCGCTGGACCCCGACTCGGCGGACCTGATCGTCGCCGTCGATCACAAGCGGGTGAAGTCGGTCGACGAGCTGCTGACCGAGGTCGAGAAGCATCAGCCCGGCGAGACCGTGCGGATCACCCTCGTCCGCGAGGGCCAGCCGGTCGACGTCCCCGTCCAGCTCGGCAAGTCGTCCTGA